ttgaagatttatttttctttgaagaatAAGAAAAAGCAATGTATCTTATGACTTAGATATGTAGATTATTTCCAAATAGTTATACTCAATTAGTCAGTTGAATCAAAATCATTTCCCCTGAAGTAGGCATTGTCCCCAGCTGCACGCAGTCCTCATTTTGCAATGGTACTGAGGGACCATAAAAATGGCCATGCAAAGTAATCTGAATAATCAATCAGTGGGGAAAATTAAAACTGCTCCAAGCCGTTAAAAATCtgtcaaaacattaaaaactctGTCAGTTATAAATatacaaggaaatgaaaaaaggctTAAATGTTGACAgcgttattttattttattgtaaaaaattaaTCGAGTAGTTCAATGGTATTTGCCCTTTTTTCCTGTCAAATAACTCTGTATGATACTGAGTATCATTTGTACACTATAGAAAGTCATCATACTCCTTTTATGTTTAAATCAGATTCCACCATTTCATTGTACTTTCAATACTGCATACGTCTGCAGTCACATTATGTATCCTTTCGTGAAGCTTTCCTGAGACATAGTCACCCTTTTCATCACAACCAGGTTTCTCATTTATGTTTGTAAGCCTGCCCTCACTGAGTTCCTCTGGTACATAACTAGAATCTAAAACAGCAGTAATAACACTCCCAAAGCTGTGATATTATGTACTATTCCATTTATGTTAAATTCAAATTTCACTTCCAGTGttaccatttttttcatttattggcTGCATTTTCATCTTTATTGGCCAATTCTTCTGATTATCTACTTGTATAAAATTTCACTTCAGTGACAATGTAACTACATGCTTTGCTGTGAGTGAACTGAataacagacacacagaaaccaATCACTCACAGAATTTGAAAGAAGAAACATGGCTGGTTCCTGATCATTAAGTATACCTGTTATTTACATAATACTCTGTGGACTGAGGAACTAGCAGGGAAGTGCTACTTCATACAATTACTCATAGCTAATATCCTGGGATATATGAAACTGAATCATGCTGTTAGAAGACTTGGTGTTTTTTAACTAAATCATGTCACTGAAATTTGTGCCCTATGGGAACTATGCAAATTGAGGACTGCCTATGTTACTTGACATTGACCTAGGCAGGCTTAAAACAGACTGCTGAGAAACTGCTCATCTAAATTTATATCAAATAATGAATGTTGAGGAAGCACTCAAAACGCAACATCAGTGCATACTGAATACATTTTCAGGTAGTTAAATCTTTGTCATTTGGCAATCAAGCTTCAAATCTATCTTAGAAAGCCAGAACTTTAGAAATAGAATGAGAACCTTTAAAGACCTCATAGTTTGACACTACAAATTACCCAGCATGTTTGTTATGAATTATCTCTCCCCCTTCGATTTCAATTTGCTCATATAGCCACTTGCGGTCACAGCGGCATTCAGCTCCGCATTTGGTAGATCCACAGGCAGGACAAGCATAGAAACATCCCAAGCAGTCTTCATCAAGGCAGTCACAGAGATCCATCCCACTGAAAATCAGGAGACCCTGGCTATCATAAACCTTACTCTTCGCTGGGATCACCTGTCTGTAAATAAAACACAATGAATTACACCTCACAAATACTGTTCTTGAATAGTTAACTGAAAATTaggtaataaaaaatttaaggtgATAAGAATtttgcatggggccagcactgtggcatagggggtaaagctgccacctgcagtgctggcatcccttatggctgccagtttgggtcctggctgctccacttccaatccagctctttgctatggcctagaaaagcagtagaagatggctcaagttcttgggcccctgcacccacgtggaagacccagaagaagctcttagctcctggctaccgatcggcgcagctccagccgttgagacCAACTatggagtgaatcattggatggaagactctctacacctctgcctctctgtgactcggcctttcaaataaataaataaatcttaaaaaagaaaaaaaagaattttgcatTAGCGATGAGATCCTATCAAAGTGGTACATAAGTTACCAGGCTTACTCTACAATCAGTAACAAATGAGCTTCGTATGAAGACACAGAACTCTATAGTGTTGAGACAAATACAGAAAGCCTAAATACGTCTTGTGAAGTAAATTTAAACATAAACACCAAAGGAATGTATAAGAACTTTGTCCAAAAGGTAAGCaatttttgttaaaatgattttccctttaccttaaaaaaaacaaGGAGTGTGGCTAGTTAACAGTGGTTCACTTTATTGGCCACCAATCTTTTCACTGCTCTgtaaagttttatatttattattaaaaaatttagatattttttattttatacacacacagctcctatccactggttcactcccccacatgccAAGAGTTGGGAGCAggatcaatccaggtctcccacattagtggcaagGACacacccacttgagccatcaactgtttttgtttttttttgacaggcagagtggacagtgagagagacacagagagaaaggtcttcctttgttgttggttcaccctccaatggccaccgtggccggcgcactgcgctgatccgaaggcaggagccaggtacttctcctggtctcccatggggtacagggcccaagcacttgggccatcctccactgcactcctgggccacagcagagagctggcctggaagaggggcaaccgggacagaatccggtgccccgaccgggactagaacccggtgtgccgacgccgcaaggtggaggattagcctattgagccacggcgctggcccatcacctgctcttcccagggttcacattagcaagaggctggaattgggaccAGAGCTGGCACCTGAATTGAGGCACACAAATGGGAAGTGAGTgttccaagaggcatcttaaccactaaagtAAATACCCACCCctgtcattttatttctattacaGCATACTACCCTATAGGTATTTATATTGCAAttgcattttattctttaatgGATTCTAGTAAATATgacctaaaaatatttaaattactcAATGGAAATCTTAACATATGAAATAAATAGCATTAGTAGAAATGTTGACTGTAATTTCTGGTCATTATAATGACATTTGTTTGTCAAATAATATTGTAGAAATGCTCAACTTAAAATACTCATTTTCTAAACCATTTAGTtctcttatttgttttattggCTATATCAGAACTATTtctatataacatttaaaaaataaaaaagtatcttGTATTTTCATACATTTACATTTTAGCTACCACTTAAGAGttgatatattaattatatattatcagtggttttcaaaaaactgaattattttaattctaagGTACACaggttttcaattattttaagtctcattccaaaatattattttgtcattttgtcaCTTCACTGCTACCTTCTTAGAAATAACTTTTTATAAAGTTGAAACAGATGCCTTAATTTCTATGAAGAAAAACCAACGACTTTGGAAATGTTTACTCATTTCACATTATCCAATTTAAAATGTCTACACAGAAAATTGGAAACTAAGAGAAAAGTAGGGGAACAATATTGATGAGAAGGAGCAAATTAACAGATGTCTTATGTCACACATAGCCCACCTATCTGAACCAGCAGTTGCATTTTTGGTAagccttcttttttctcttttaccaGTTTCTGGAGCAAATTCAGTTTGCTTTCCTGGATTTGTAAACTGTAATGACCTCAAAGCTTTAGCAGTTCTTCcctgaaaaaagagaaagaaattaccaACTCAAGTCTTGACATCACATGATAAACACATTAATATTCACTTAATGTTAATCCAGATCATTCCTTAACCTATGAGACAGTCTAGAATGCGCGTGCATGTGCACACAATTTTAGAACTCAAGTGCAATAAAATTTCCACAATGCTAAGCTATATTCAGAGCTGATTGGTCATTTGAGTAATAACATTTTCATGATATGATTTTAGTCTCTGGTATATTAGGTGCAGACAAGCATGGTGCAAACTGCAATGGCTGTTCCCAGGTTAGGAAAAAGCAGATAACTGCTGTAACGCAGTGACACATAACTGAGATGCCGAAGGATGATTCTGGGTCCTTCAGGaagttttattattatattttatatatatgttttctAAGAGCAGAGATTATGGTTCCAAAACTGCAAATAATATTGTCCTCTTTTATAAAAGCTTTGGCAAAACAAAATTTTAGGGATTAAGGACTTAAGTTTgttattttgtggaaaaatgcTTCATGTGAAATATTCCACAAGAGCAACAGACAGATGAGGTGAAGGCATCTACAGTGAGAATATCAAAAGGTCCAGTATGAATTGCAGATAACACTCCGTCCTGGAGATGGTTCTCTGGgaagcaaacaaagaaaaacaaacatataatttaaagttttaattattttaacctGGCTTATTAATATAATGGAAAGGAGAAAAGTGAGAAACTATTCCAGCGCAAGAATTATAACTTGTTCTGGTATAGTTAAATAATTTGTATGTAGGCATGTGAATGAGGAAGggagtataaaatatttaatactttacATGTAAAAATTTATGCTTTTGGACTACAGGGATCCTAAAATCAGTCTTGACCCTATGAAAACTTCAGAGCTAGAAAAGCAAAAGAACTCAAAAGCATTTTAGAAACTCAAACAAGACTTGGACAGTGTCAAAGGaagattgaaagaaaaaataattattcaagtCACTTCTTTGATGCTCCCTTTAAAGCAGTGATTTCCAAATTCTTCATAAAAGGAGGACCTCATCCTGCAATAAAGACCCAGGCTGGCTGGCATGTTCCATTTAGTTATTGTAGCGTCAGAAAAGAAACTATGTTAGTTAAGCTCCAACTTTGCGAGAATGCTCTAAAAGCCACTTCTAATGTTTCAGCACTACAAGTTGCAGCTTAGTGAGGGCATATTGTCATGGTTTTCATAAGTctactttatttattctttattctgaCACTGGGTATAAAGAAATATTTGGCCACACTACTTACTTTCAGTTATCCAATTCTAAATAAACTGTATGCTAACGAATGATGAGGTAAGTATGACTTCCTTGTAGTTAAATGTCACAGTCTAGAAGTCATACGGTAGAAAAAATGACTACTATACATACATCTGATTCAGGTTTTCTTCTCTGGCGGTCTTCAGAATCAACATCCACGCTTCCAttgattatctgagtacatttTGGACAAAGCTTCCAACCAGGTACAAGCTGTCTTCCAAATTTTGCACTCAGAAAAGTGGCATCATCTAAGTCAATCACGTGCAGATTTTTTTTGGCTAGTTTTTTATGTATATTAAATGGGTCACAACATGACTTCTGCAAATCCTCAAATCTATCAATGTAAATTTTTACATGATGGAAGCAAATTGTATTGTTCCCAGAAAGTGTCATTCCAGTTCTAAGTTGAAGTAAAAGCATATCATTTGATGACAGTTCTTGCAAAGTCTTGAAACCTGTGTGACGAGTATAATAGGTTTTATGACACTCATTTGTGGTACGAAGCTGGACTCCAACGGAACATGGATCCATCATTCTTGGTTTTAGtaaattttccaattttctttcttcagCAGGTTATATGCTGGTCACCctagaaaaaaacattaaagatagTTATATTTGTGCAGCATTTTATAAGGGAAACTGAGATAGCTTTTGATAAACTTCAACACCCacttaaaatgaagaaaactgtTAACAGGAATGAAACCAAAAgcctacaataaacattaaaatcatCAAATATGAGAAGAGCATTCCCCGTAAAGCCAGAACTGACCAAGAACACCTGCTCTAGTAGCTTTTACTTAAGATCGTATTAATAAATGTAAGaactgaaaaggaagaaacaTTATGCAAAGATAACATGAATATCTACATGAGAAATACAAGTTCAACAGACAAACTATTAAAATAGGGATG
This window of the Lepus europaeus isolate LE1 chromosome 7, mLepTim1.pri, whole genome shotgun sequence genome carries:
- the ARL14EP gene encoding ARL14 effector protein, which gives rise to MMDPCSVGVQLRTTNECHKTYYTRHTGFKTLQELSSNDMLLLQLRTGMTLSGNNTICFHHVKIYIDRFEDLQKSCCDPFNIHKKLAKKNLHVIDLDDATFLSAKFGRQLVPGWKLCPKCTQIINGSVDVDSEDRQRRKPESDGRTAKALRSLQFTNPGKQTEFAPETGKREKRRLTKNATAGSDRQVIPAKSKVYDSQGLLIFSGMDLCDCLDEDCLGCFYACPACGSTKCGAECRCDRKWLYEQIEIEGGEIIHNKHAGFLTAWSSFNFPH